A window from Pyrococcus yayanosii CH1 encodes these proteins:
- a CDS encoding TRASH domain-containing protein: MKLDELDLRLIYLLMDNARLSISEIAERLGVSRPTVKARLEKLEKEGVIQGYTVKLNPNLLRAHNVIAMIIKTDYPEKLQEFEEIIEINRFTSKKYLIKVAIENMEELRRVIEEAGFEVLEIMPILESIERKASPKVKVPFKCDYCGKEIVGEPIVYKYRNRIYFFCCPTCLREFKKARENLEKFKLSKKKQEINHTHNGKNYLHN; the protein is encoded by the coding sequence ATGAAGCTCGACGAGCTGGACCTAAGATTGATATATCTCCTTATGGACAACGCCAGGCTAAGCATTTCGGAGATTGCCGAGAGGCTCGGAGTCAGCAGGCCGACAGTTAAAGCAAGGCTGGAAAAGCTTGAAAAGGAAGGTGTCATTCAGGGATATACGGTAAAGCTTAACCCCAATCTTCTGCGGGCGCACAACGTTATCGCCATGATAATTAAAACAGATTATCCAGAGAAGCTCCAAGAGTTCGAGGAAATAATAGAGATCAACCGCTTCACGAGTAAGAAGTATCTCATAAAAGTTGCCATTGAGAATATGGAGGAGCTACGAAGAGTTATCGAGGAGGCTGGATTTGAGGTTCTTGAAATAATGCCCATCCTAGAGAGCATTGAGAGAAAGGCCTCCCCGAAGGTAAAGGTGCCTTTCAAATGTGACTATTGTGGTAAGGAAATAGTTGGCGAGCCAATAGTTTACAAATACCGCAATCGGATTTACTTTTTCTGCTGTCCGACATGCTTGAGAGAGTTTAAAAAAGCAAGAGAAAACTTGGAAAAATTCAAATTATCTAAGAAGAAACAAGAGATAAATCACACTCACAATGGCAAAAACTACCTCCATAACTAA
- a CDS encoding heavy metal translocating P-type ATPase gives MKLILKVNGMTCATCAKTIEMALRELPGVKDAKANLNSETVYVDFDESKVSLNKIIRTIEELGYQVVRERRDAIIRIGGMTCAMCAKTIEVALKELPGVLDAQVNLTTEKARVSYDPSFVSMEDIKRTIEEVGYQFLGVEGEESYDVEREVREKHLKDMKRKLIVAWTFGGIITFMTYRWILGFDFKIPYMLWIQFILTTPIIVYSGRDIFLKAIRSLKHKTLNMDVMYSMGAGSAYIASVLATVGILPKEYNFYEASVLLLAFLLLGRYLEHIAKGRTSEAIKKLMGLQAKKATVIREGKEVEVPISEVRVGDIVIVKPGERIPVDGVVIEGESYVDESMITGEPIPNLKRKGDEVIGGTINKNSVLKIKATRVGRATILAQIIRLVEEAQNTRPPIQRIADKIVTYFTPTILAIALLSFIYWYFIAQKPFIFAFTTLISVLVVACPCAFGLATPTALTVGMGKGAEMGILIKNGEVLEIARKATVVLFDKTGTLTKGKPEVTNVIAFGMDERELLKLVASAEMRSEHPLGEAIVRKAKELGIELEEPERFETITGKGIRAKVRGREVLAGNRKLFRENGYSIDNIEEILHRLEDEAKTAIIVAVDGEIVGIIGIADTIKEGAKEAIEELHRMGKKVGMITGDNRRTANAIAKQLNIDYVLAEVLPQDKANEVKKLQERGETVIFVGDGINDAPALAQADVGIAVSSGTDIAIESGDIVLMRNDIRDVVKAIKLSQKTLSKIKQNFFWAMIYNMILIPIAAGALYPTFGIVFRPEWAAAAMAMSSVSVVTNSLLLKRTKI, from the coding sequence ATGAAGCTCATACTTAAGGTAAATGGCATGACATGTGCGACGTGCGCTAAAACGATTGAAATGGCTCTAAGAGAACTCCCGGGGGTTAAAGATGCAAAAGCTAACTTAAACTCCGAAACCGTTTACGTTGACTTCGACGAGTCGAAGGTGAGCCTGAATAAGATTATAAGAACAATTGAAGAGCTAGGCTACCAAGTTGTCAGGGAAAGGAGGGATGCGATAATTAGGATCGGCGGAATGACGTGTGCAATGTGTGCCAAGACAATCGAAGTGGCACTCAAAGAACTCCCTGGGGTTTTAGATGCTCAGGTCAATCTGACGACTGAGAAGGCCAGAGTTAGCTATGATCCCAGTTTTGTGAGCATGGAGGACATTAAAAGGACCATAGAGGAAGTTGGTTACCAGTTCCTCGGAGTCGAGGGCGAGGAGAGCTATGATGTTGAAAGGGAAGTCAGGGAAAAGCATCTAAAGGATATGAAAAGAAAACTTATCGTCGCTTGGACGTTCGGAGGAATAATAACATTCATGACATATCGGTGGATTTTAGGCTTCGACTTTAAGATTCCATATATGCTTTGGATCCAGTTCATCCTAACAACGCCAATAATAGTGTATTCGGGAAGAGACATATTTCTAAAAGCTATCAGATCTTTGAAGCACAAGACCCTAAACATGGACGTGATGTACTCCATGGGTGCTGGCTCGGCGTACATAGCAAGTGTTCTTGCAACAGTTGGCATACTCCCCAAAGAATATAACTTCTATGAAGCGAGTGTGCTCTTATTGGCGTTCCTGCTCCTCGGGAGATACTTAGAGCACATAGCAAAGGGTAGAACTAGTGAAGCAATTAAGAAGCTCATGGGTCTTCAGGCCAAGAAGGCGACCGTGATTAGGGAAGGAAAGGAAGTTGAGGTGCCTATAAGCGAAGTTAGAGTAGGTGACATCGTAATAGTAAAGCCTGGAGAAAGAATACCGGTTGATGGAGTAGTTATTGAGGGTGAGAGCTACGTTGATGAATCCATGATTACGGGCGAGCCGATTCCAAACCTAAAGAGAAAGGGGGACGAGGTAATCGGAGGAACGATAAATAAGAACTCGGTCCTAAAGATTAAGGCAACGCGCGTCGGAAGGGCCACCATCCTAGCACAGATAATTAGGCTTGTGGAGGAGGCTCAGAACACGAGACCGCCAATTCAAAGGATAGCCGATAAGATAGTTACGTACTTCACACCAACCATCTTGGCAATAGCGTTGCTCTCCTTCATCTACTGGTACTTTATAGCTCAGAAGCCGTTCATCTTCGCATTCACGACGCTGATTAGCGTTCTGGTAGTAGCGTGCCCCTGTGCCTTTGGTCTGGCGACTCCAACCGCTTTAACGGTCGGGATGGGTAAAGGAGCAGAGATGGGAATACTTATCAAGAACGGCGAAGTTCTTGAAATCGCGAGGAAGGCAACGGTGGTTCTCTTCGACAAGACAGGAACGCTGACGAAGGGGAAGCCTGAGGTTACGAACGTGATAGCTTTCGGCATGGACGAGAGGGAGCTTTTGAAACTTGTGGCTTCTGCTGAGATGCGCTCGGAACACCCGCTGGGAGAGGCAATCGTAAGAAAAGCTAAGGAGCTTGGAATAGAGTTGGAGGAGCCTGAGAGATTTGAGACTATAACTGGAAAGGGCATTAGGGCTAAGGTGCGTGGGAGGGAAGTCCTAGCTGGAAACAGAAAGCTGTTTAGGGAGAACGGGTATTCAATTGATAATATTGAAGAGATCCTTCACAGGCTTGAGGACGAGGCCAAAACAGCCATAATAGTGGCTGTAGACGGTGAAATAGTAGGAATCATTGGCATAGCCGACACAATCAAGGAGGGCGCAAAGGAGGCTATAGAGGAGCTTCACAGGATGGGTAAGAAGGTCGGGATGATCACTGGTGACAACAGGAGAACTGCCAATGCCATAGCAAAGCAGCTCAACATAGACTACGTTTTGGCCGAGGTGCTCCCGCAGGACAAGGCCAACGAGGTCAAGAAGCTCCAGGAGAGGGGAGAAACGGTCATATTTGTTGGGGATGGTATAAACGACGCTCCGGCACTTGCCCAGGCGGACGTGGGCATAGCTGTAAGCTCTGGAACGGATATAGCGATTGAAAGTGGAGATATAGTATTAATGAGAAATGATATAAGAGACGTCGTTAAAGCGATAAAACTCAGCCAGAAAACGCTCTCGAAGATTAAGCAGAACTTCTTCTGGGCGATGATTTACAACATGATCCTTATCCCCATAGCAGCAGGTGCCCTTTACCCAACATTCGGAATAGTCTTCAGACCCGAGTGGGCAGCTGCCGCTATGGCGATGAGCAGCGTGAGCGTCGTAACGAACTCGCTCCTCTTAAAGAGGACAAAGATTTGA
- a CDS encoding thioredoxin family protein codes for MKRAKYALLWFSSPGCPPCRMIEPFMRELSEEYRDVESWEVT; via the coding sequence ATTAAGAGGGCCAAGTACGCCCTCCTTTGGTTTTCCTCTCCCGGTTGTCCACCGTGCAGGATGATTGAGCCCTTCATGCGTGAGCTGAGTGAGGAATACAGAGATGTTGAGTCCTGGGAAGTGACGTGA
- a CDS encoding GNAT family N-acetyltransferase, whose product MVTWVVKVRIKRIENPIELKDELVRFVFRVYQGTNGAYPALEWVENKPSTHDFEGFRRVYEPFLEFRLTKEFDELYVLKEGERIVGTVALVYNLEGKDVWWVPGEIKGERTGLIEFFMVDPAHKGKGYGSKLLEFAINRLRNLGKEPYVITFPNLEAYGYYLRKGFEKVMDYKEFVVLKYKGSG is encoded by the coding sequence ATGGTGACTTGGGTGGTGAAGGTGCGAATCAAGAGGATAGAAAATCCCATTGAGCTGAAGGATGAGCTTGTTAGGTTCGTCTTTCGGGTCTATCAGGGCACAAACGGGGCTTATCCTGCTCTGGAGTGGGTTGAGAACAAGCCAAGCACCCACGACTTCGAAGGCTTTAGGAGGGTTTACGAACCCTTCCTTGAGTTTCGTCTGACGAAGGAGTTCGATGAGCTCTATGTTCTAAAGGAGGGTGAGAGAATCGTCGGCACGGTTGCACTCGTCTACAACCTTGAGGGAAAAGACGTCTGGTGGGTGCCTGGGGAGATTAAGGGGGAAAGAACTGGCCTTATCGAGTTCTTTATGGTTGATCCCGCCCACAAGGGGAAGGGTTACGGCTCGAAGCTCCTTGAGTTTGCTATAAATCGGCTGAGGAATCTCGGAAAAGAGCCCTACGTGATAACCTTTCCGAACCTGGAGGCCTACGGCTACTACTTACGGAAGGGCTTTGAGAAGGTTATGGACTACAAGGAGTTCGTCGTTCTAAAATATAAGGGCTCGGGGTAG
- a CDS encoding glycosyltransferase family 4 protein yields MRIALVSDWYYPKVGGVASHMHNLAIHLKRRGHEVAIVTNDLRTGKENELEALGIELVKVPGVVSPIFSINMSYSLASSEEMGEFLKGYDVIHSHHAFTPLALKAAKAGRLLGKATVLTTHSISFAHESRLWEALGLTIPLFSRYLRYPHEIIAVSKAAEAFIRHFTDVPVRVIPNGVDEEVFRPLSDREREKRKEELGIEGYAILYVSRMSYRKGPHILLNAFSEVRDAILLMAGSGEMLPFLKAQAKFLGIEDRVKFLGHVSSEFLPKLYGIADVFVLPSITAEAFGIVILEAMASGVPVVASNVGGIPEVVESSGAGILVPPGNELELRRAIETLLEDDELRKEMGKRGRRAVEEKYSWKKVAYEVEACYEEILSSPK; encoded by the coding sequence TTGAGGATAGCACTCGTGAGTGACTGGTATTACCCCAAGGTTGGCGGGGTCGCGAGCCACATGCATAACCTTGCCATACACCTCAAGAGGCGCGGCCACGAGGTGGCCATAGTTACTAATGACCTTAGGACAGGAAAGGAGAATGAGCTCGAGGCCCTGGGGATAGAACTCGTCAAGGTTCCAGGCGTTGTAAGCCCCATTTTTAGTATAAACATGAGCTACTCCCTCGCATCAAGCGAGGAGATGGGTGAGTTCCTGAAGGGTTATGACGTCATACACTCCCATCACGCCTTCACACCCTTGGCTCTGAAGGCCGCCAAAGCCGGGCGGCTCTTGGGCAAGGCAACGGTTCTGACGACCCACAGCATATCCTTTGCCCACGAATCTAGGCTCTGGGAGGCCCTCGGCCTGACGATTCCCCTCTTCAGTCGCTACCTTCGCTATCCCCACGAGATAATAGCCGTGAGCAAGGCCGCGGAGGCCTTCATCAGGCACTTCACGGACGTCCCGGTGAGGGTGATACCCAACGGCGTGGACGAGGAAGTCTTCAGACCGCTGAGCGATAGGGAGAGGGAAAAAAGAAAGGAGGAACTGGGTATTGAAGGTTATGCAATCCTCTACGTCAGTAGGATGAGTTATCGCAAGGGGCCACACATCCTCCTAAACGCCTTCTCGGAGGTAAGAGATGCTATCCTCCTCATGGCGGGCTCGGGAGAGATGCTTCCTTTCCTGAAGGCGCAGGCCAAGTTCCTTGGGATAGAGGATAGGGTGAAGTTCCTCGGCCACGTCTCCTCGGAGTTCCTCCCCAAGCTTTACGGTATCGCGGACGTCTTCGTTCTCCCTTCGATAACGGCGGAGGCTTTTGGCATAGTCATCCTAGAGGCCATGGCTTCGGGAGTTCCTGTTGTGGCGAGCAACGTGGGCGGGATACCGGAGGTGGTTGAATCTAGCGGTGCAGGAATACTCGTTCCACCCGGCAACGAGCTGGAGCTCAGGAGGGCGATAGAGACGCTGCTTGAGGACGATGAGCTTAGGAAGGAGATGGGTAAGAGAGGCAGGAGAGCCGTCGAGGAAAAGTATTCGTGGAAGAAGGTTGCCTATGAAGTCGAGGCATGCTATGAGGAAATCCTATCGAGCCCAAAATGA
- a CDS encoding flippase-like domain-containing protein: MEMKRILTLAALLISLAYLYRVIDIDELRLALKTASLEYILIAFSLSVLTVILSTLRWHLFLREIQGTSFKETLRAFISGYYLMTVLPPSVGHVVKVKLVGGDYFKALSSLAIGISTEILVVLSFALIFFGLTKLGILALALILLALIYEESVYKALDSFLKFWERVGLKGLISTLRAYLDRIYSGWKGAKNNKVVFLLSFLLSTVIIFLQVWGIIEVGKAFGLKVSMRRALYGFLMSVLFASLSGIPAGFGANEFGLVLGIGASTKAAVTAFVYKFLFQYVYSIVGAVAFYQALNRG; this comes from the coding sequence ATGGAAATGAAAAGAATCCTCACTCTCGCGGCTCTCTTAATCTCCCTCGCGTACCTGTACAGGGTGATTGACATCGATGAACTTAGGCTGGCCCTGAAGACGGCTTCCTTGGAGTACATCTTGATTGCATTCTCCCTTTCGGTTCTCACGGTCATCTTATCTACCCTCAGGTGGCACCTCTTCTTGAGGGAAATCCAGGGAACGAGCTTCAAGGAGACCCTCAGGGCCTTTATAAGCGGCTACTATCTTATGACGGTCCTCCCACCGAGCGTCGGACACGTCGTGAAGGTCAAGCTCGTAGGCGGTGATTACTTCAAGGCCTTATCTTCTCTTGCCATTGGAATTAGCACGGAAATCTTAGTGGTGCTATCCTTTGCCCTGATATTCTTCGGCCTCACGAAGCTCGGAATCCTAGCGTTGGCCCTCATCTTGCTGGCTCTCATCTATGAGGAGAGCGTTTACAAGGCTCTCGATTCTTTCCTCAAGTTCTGGGAGAGAGTTGGTCTTAAGGGACTGATATCAACACTCAGGGCCTATCTAGATAGGATATACAGCGGATGGAAAGGAGCAAAGAATAATAAAGTCGTTTTTCTCTTGTCCTTTTTGCTCTCCACGGTGATAATCTTCCTCCAGGTCTGGGGGATTATAGAGGTAGGGAAGGCCTTCGGCCTAAAGGTTTCAATGAGACGGGCCCTCTATGGGTTCCTAATGAGCGTGCTGTTCGCTTCCCTCAGCGGCATTCCGGCAGGATTTGGGGCAAATGAGTTCGGGCTAGTCCTCGGAATCGGTGCTTCAACTAAGGCTGCGGTAACTGCGTTTGTCTATAAGTTTCTATTCCAGTATGTTTACTCAATCGTCGGCGCGGTGGCGTTTTATCAGGCTCTGAACAGGGGGTGA
- a CDS encoding UbiA prenyltransferase family protein gives MLRAVIKNTRILDGRAFIGMGILGLTMNLSSNLDALRALFLIISLILYVAYAFAINNCFDADTDSVNLVKRRKNPVANGELSFRAGILSAVLMAVAGLSLAAFLGLGELAIYLSMVFLATIYSAPPRLKARPVTDVLSHGVFFGALPFLYGASLDGIMTRQELIMALAITFYSLALELRNHLEDYESDLRAGLRTTPIVIGKTASERFVLIFSCISIGLLLAPLNPAFGAISIMTLGVRVRVLDAIVASLLLMHLLLRVMGV, from the coding sequence ATGCTTAGAGCAGTGATAAAAAACACCAGGATACTGGATGGGAGAGCATTCATTGGTATGGGCATTTTGGGCCTAACCATGAATCTCTCCAGTAACCTCGATGCCCTTCGTGCCCTCTTCCTTATCATATCCCTCATCCTATATGTCGCCTATGCGTTCGCGATAAACAACTGCTTTGACGCCGATACGGATTCTGTTAACCTGGTCAAACGAAGAAAGAACCCTGTAGCGAACGGGGAGCTGAGCTTCCGAGCTGGCATTCTGTCAGCAGTCCTGATGGCAGTGGCCGGCCTGTCGTTGGCGGCCTTTCTTGGACTTGGGGAGCTCGCCATATACCTCTCAATGGTCTTTCTGGCGACGATTTACTCGGCACCCCCAAGGCTCAAGGCGAGACCCGTGACTGACGTGCTCTCTCATGGGGTTTTCTTCGGGGCGCTACCATTCCTTTACGGGGCCAGCCTTGACGGGATAATGACACGGCAAGAACTTATTATGGCACTCGCGATAACTTTCTATTCTCTCGCCCTTGAACTGAGGAATCACCTAGAGGATTATGAGAGCGATTTAAGGGCTGGTCTGAGGACAACGCCAATCGTTATAGGGAAAACAGCATCGGAGAGATTCGTCCTAATCTTCTCATGCATCTCAATAGGTCTGCTTCTGGCCCCGCTAAACCCTGCCTTCGGTGCCATCAGCATCATGACATTGGGTGTCAGAGTGAGGGTCCTCGATGCTATTGTGGCGTCCCTTTTGCTGATGCACTTATTATTAAGGGTGATGGGTGTGTAA
- a CDS encoding FprA family A-type flavoprotein, translating to MPKVWIEKLLEEPELYLLRIDDDKIRYFEATWDIPEGITYNAYVMKTDGNVILFDTWKRSYADEFLKALSSVVDPKDITHIVVHHTEPDHSGALPVVLEANGYRAKIIGTTFAKRLLNSFYGIMENVHAIKDGEELKIGSRTLKFITLPWLHWPDTMITYVVEDKIILGCDVGGGYSIPPAIDDSNEEVVERYLPYVTKYIVTVIGHYRKHIIQNIEKIKKLGIIDDVKIVLPGHGLIWRRNPKRIFEHYVKVGAGVPKKGKVLVIYDSMYGFVERSILIAVDELKKHGFNPIIYSFTDKDAPAVSDILGEVPDSEALILGASTYEANIHPRIRYTLYEILDKANYEKPVLILGTFGWAGVAGREIETLIKKSMFKHVSTIEVNGRTTPEDEMRIREGVRKLISLLSEP from the coding sequence ATGCCAAAGGTTTGGATTGAAAAGCTACTTGAGGAACCCGAGCTCTATCTTCTCAGGATCGATGACGACAAGATTAGATATTTTGAGGCCACCTGGGATATTCCAGAGGGGATAACCTACAACGCATACGTCATGAAAACCGACGGGAATGTGATCCTTTTCGATACATGGAAGAGAAGCTATGCCGACGAGTTCCTTAAGGCCCTTTCCAGCGTGGTTGATCCGAAGGACATAACTCACATAGTCGTCCACCACACCGAGCCCGACCACAGCGGAGCCCTTCCGGTCGTCCTTGAGGCCAACGGCTATAGGGCCAAGATAATAGGCACGACCTTCGCGAAGAGGCTTCTAAACTCGTTCTACGGAATAATGGAGAACGTTCACGCCATCAAGGACGGGGAGGAGCTCAAGATAGGGAGCAGGACGCTGAAATTCATAACCCTCCCGTGGCTCCACTGGCCCGACACAATGATAACCTACGTGGTGGAGGACAAGATAATCCTCGGGTGTGATGTCGGTGGCGGATACTCGATTCCGCCAGCCATCGACGACAGCAACGAGGAGGTCGTCGAAAGGTATCTCCCCTACGTCACCAAGTACATCGTTACGGTCATCGGTCATTATCGTAAGCACATCATTCAAAACATTGAGAAGATAAAGAAGCTGGGTATCATCGATGACGTCAAGATAGTATTACCCGGCCACGGCCTCATCTGGAGGAGGAACCCCAAGAGGATTTTCGAGCACTACGTCAAGGTCGGCGCGGGGGTTCCAAAGAAGGGCAAGGTGCTCGTGATATACGACTCGATGTATGGGTTCGTCGAGAGGAGTATCTTGATAGCGGTGGACGAGCTTAAGAAGCACGGCTTTAACCCTATCATCTATAGCTTCACGGATAAGGATGCTCCAGCGGTCAGCGATATCCTTGGGGAAGTTCCAGACAGTGAAGCCCTCATATTAGGAGCATCAACCTACGAGGCTAACATACATCCGAGGATTCGCTATACCCTCTATGAGATTCTCGACAAGGCCAACTACGAGAAGCCCGTGCTTATTCTCGGAACGTTTGGGTGGGCAGGGGTAGCGGGCAGGGAGATTGAGACCCTCATAAAGAAGTCGATGTTCAAGCACGTAAGCACAATCGAGGTTAATGGAAGAACAACCCCAGAGGACGAGATGCGCATCAGAGAGGGCGTGAGAAAGCTCATTTCTTTGCTTTCTGAGCCTTAA
- a CDS encoding thioredoxin family protein — translation MDELEMIRRKKMLELMKRMGIIEEKPKRPKVTIEVITSPTCPYCPIALAMAQEIARKYKGVVARELSIATPEGRRKAMEHNIMGTPTILINNRVEFIGVPNFAEFERKVRQYLSA, via the coding sequence GTGGACGAGCTGGAGATGATAAGGAGGAAGAAGATGCTCGAGCTAATGAAGAGGATGGGGATAATTGAGGAGAAACCGAAGAGGCCAAAAGTAACAATTGAAGTCATAACCTCGCCGACTTGCCCCTATTGCCCAATAGCATTGGCAATGGCCCAGGAGATAGCGAGGAAGTATAAAGGTGTTGTGGCCAGAGAGCTCAGCATTGCAACCCCCGAGGGCAGAAGAAAGGCCATGGAGCACAACATCATGGGGACTCCAACGATACTCATAAACAATAGGGTTGAGTTCATCGGCGTCCCCAACTTTGCGGAGTTCGAGAGGAAGGTAAGGCAGTATCTTTCTGCGTAG
- a CDS encoding nitroreductase family protein, producing MEFFEVLRKRRSIRRFQDKEVPKELVKKLLEAAFLSPSSHNKRPWHFIVVDDREKLQKLSKAKPGAAGLATASLAIVITADESRSDVWIEDASIAAEHIHLAAVALGLGSFWIQIRNRMHGEGKTAEEYVRELLDIPENYRVLCIIGVGYPAENKPPHGEEVFEWEKVSYNRFGMPFYWG from the coding sequence ATGGAGTTTTTTGAAGTACTGAGAAAGAGGAGAAGCATAAGACGTTTTCAGGATAAAGAGGTTCCAAAGGAACTCGTGAAGAAGCTCCTTGAGGCAGCCTTCCTGTCACCGAGTTCCCACAATAAGAGGCCATGGCACTTCATAGTTGTTGATGACAGGGAGAAACTCCAAAAGCTCTCGAAAGCTAAGCCCGGGGCGGCGGGGCTTGCCACTGCGTCATTGGCGATAGTGATTACCGCCGACGAAAGCAGGAGCGACGTATGGATCGAAGACGCTTCCATAGCGGCCGAGCACATCCATCTCGCGGCTGTTGCCCTGGGGCTAGGCTCATTTTGGATACAGATCAGGAACAGGATGCACGGTGAAGGTAAAACGGCCGAGGAATATGTGAGGGAGCTCTTGGACATTCCAGAAAACTACCGCGTTCTCTGCATCATTGGCGTTGGCTATCCAGCGGAGAACAAGCCGCCTCACGGCGAAGAGGTCTTCGAATGGGAGAAGGTCAGCTATAACAGGTTTGGCATGCCATTCTATTGGGGTTAG
- a CDS encoding HesA/MoeB/ThiF family protein, translating to MMDFSRHFPIIGMEGQRKLGESTVAVVGAGALGSWEVYFLYKLGIGKIIVIDRDFVDESDLPRTIYTKEDVGKPKVEALKERFDNVVGYFEDLNPSTVNLLDEADLILDGTDNIYTRQVINDYAIKMNKPWIYVGVLSTYGDVMPIIPGKTACFRCLMPKLPSRPMPTCAVAGIMSYVPPFAASLAVSLATKILLGEEVRSELIFFDTKTLEFEKIEMPRKEDCPACVRKELIFLKKQIRIERLCDGSIQITPPERMDIDFDELAKRLKALGIEYIKTSQFIQFEDDYAEILIFQGGRMVVRGVENEKEAKNFFARYLGG from the coding sequence ATGATGGATTTTTCGAGACACTTCCCGATCATAGGAATGGAGGGTCAGAGGAAGCTTGGCGAGAGCACCGTGGCCGTCGTCGGGGCGGGGGCACTTGGCAGTTGGGAAGTTTATTTCCTTTACAAGCTGGGCATCGGGAAGATAATTGTTATCGACAGGGACTTCGTGGATGAGAGCGACCTTCCGAGGACTATTTACACGAAGGAGGACGTTGGAAAGCCGAAAGTCGAAGCCCTAAAGGAGCGCTTTGACAACGTCGTTGGCTACTTCGAAGACTTGAACCCATCCACGGTGAACCTCTTGGACGAGGCCGACCTAATACTCGATGGGACCGACAATATTTACACAAGGCAGGTAATAAATGACTATGCCATAAAGATGAACAAGCCTTGGATCTACGTTGGGGTTCTGAGCACCTACGGAGACGTAATGCCTATAATCCCAGGGAAGACCGCCTGTTTCCGCTGTTTAATGCCAAAGCTACCCTCGAGACCCATGCCCACTTGTGCCGTCGCCGGAATCATGAGCTACGTCCCACCCTTCGCGGCATCGCTCGCCGTGTCATTGGCTACCAAGATACTCCTTGGGGAGGAAGTAAGGAGCGAGCTAATATTTTTCGACACTAAGACCCTCGAATTCGAAAAGATTGAGATGCCGAGAAAGGAAGACTGTCCAGCGTGTGTTAGGAAAGAGTTAATCTTCCTGAAGAAGCAGATCAGAATTGAGCGCCTCTGCGACGGCTCAATCCAGATAACTCCACCGGAAAGAATGGACATCGACTTCGACGAGCTCGCTAAAAGACTAAAAGCTCTCGGCATAGAGTACATCAAGACATCCCAGTTTATCCAATTCGAGGATGACTATGCTGAAATCCTGATATTCCAAGGCGGTAGGATGGTCGTGAGGGGAGTTGAGAACGAAAAGGAAGCAAAGAACTTTTTTGCCCGCTACCTGGGTGGTTGA